In a genomic window of Flavobacterium sp. KACC 22761:
- the ychF gene encoding redox-regulated ATPase YchF gives MKAGIVGLPNVGKSTLFNCLSNAKAQSANFPFCTIEPNIGVVNVPDPRINKLEELVKPERVQMATVDIVDIAGLVKGASKGEGLGNQFLGNIRECNAIIHVLRCFDNDNIVHVDGNVNPIRDKETIDIELQLKDLETVEKRLEKVKRAAKTGNKEAQAEEALLNRIREALLQAKSARTIVPQNNDEEVLMEAFQLITAKPVLYVCNVDESSAVNGNKYVDQVRELVKDEEAEVIVLSVGAEADITELESYEERQVFLEDMGLEEPGASVLIRAAYKLLKQQTYFTAGVKEVRAWTINIGATAPQAAGVIHTDFEKGFIRAEVISYDDYVQYGSEAKAKEAGKFRVEGKEYIVKDGDVMHFRFNV, from the coding sequence ATGAAAGCAGGAATTGTAGGATTGCCAAATGTTGGAAAATCAACATTATTTAATTGTTTATCTAATGCAAAAGCGCAAAGTGCAAACTTTCCGTTTTGTACAATCGAACCTAATATTGGTGTTGTAAACGTTCCAGATCCGAGAATCAATAAATTAGAAGAATTGGTAAAACCAGAGCGCGTTCAAATGGCAACTGTTGATATCGTTGATATTGCAGGTTTGGTAAAAGGAGCAAGTAAAGGTGAAGGTCTTGGAAACCAGTTTTTAGGAAACATTAGAGAGTGTAATGCTATTATTCACGTTTTGCGTTGTTTTGACAATGATAATATTGTTCACGTTGACGGAAATGTAAATCCAATTCGTGACAAAGAAACTATCGATATCGAATTGCAGTTAAAAGATCTAGAAACTGTTGAAAAACGTTTAGAAAAAGTAAAACGTGCTGCAAAAACTGGAAATAAAGAAGCTCAGGCAGAAGAAGCTTTATTGAACAGAATTAGAGAAGCTCTTTTACAGGCAAAATCTGCAAGAACAATTGTTCCTCAAAACAACGATGAAGAAGTTTTGATGGAAGCTTTTCAATTAATTACAGCAAAACCAGTTTTATATGTTTGTAACGTTGACGAAAGTTCTGCTGTAAACGGAAACAAATATGTTGATCAAGTTCGTGAATTAGTAAAAGATGAGGAGGCTGAAGTTATTGTACTTTCAGTAGGAGCAGAGGCAGATATCACAGAATTAGAAAGCTACGAAGAGCGCCAAGTTTTCTTAGAAGATATGGGGCTAGAAGAGCCAGGAGCGTCAGTTTTAATTCGTGCAGCTTACAAATTGTTAAAACAGCAAACTTACTTCACAGCTGGTGTAAAAGAAGTTCGCGCTTGGACAATCAATATTGGAGCAACTGCGCCACAAGCAGCTGGAGTTATTCATACCGACTTTGAAAAAGGATTTATCCGTGCAGAAGTAATTTCATACGATGATTACGTTCAATACGGTTCTGAAGCAAAAGCAAAAGAAGCTGGAAAATTCAGAGTTGAAGGAAAAGAATATATCGTGAAAGATGGTGATGTAATGCATTTCCGTTTTAACGTTTAA
- a CDS encoding TIGR02117 family protein — protein MLKKSFKFLGWTLFGIFTFIALYISSVLIISKITVNSDVAKVEEQNAIPIYILSNGVHTDIVVPVKNEIKDWRNEIQFNQTQSKDSLMNYIGFGWGDKGFYLETPEWSDLKASTALKAAFGVSSSAMHATFFKQLREGEDCKRILISKENYQDLVTYISDSFTNPLHPQWIEGHSYGKKDAFYEAKGSYSLFYTCNTWANNALKAANQKASLWTVYDKGIFCHYK, from the coding sequence ATGCTAAAAAAATCATTCAAATTTCTGGGCTGGACACTTTTCGGGATTTTCACTTTTATTGCATTGTACATTTCTTCAGTATTAATTATTTCGAAAATAACGGTTAATTCAGATGTTGCAAAAGTCGAAGAACAAAATGCAATTCCAATTTACATTCTTTCCAATGGCGTTCATACAGATATTGTAGTTCCCGTAAAAAACGAAATCAAAGATTGGCGAAACGAAATCCAGTTTAATCAAACCCAATCCAAAGATTCTTTGATGAATTATATCGGTTTTGGCTGGGGAGATAAAGGTTTTTATCTAGAAACTCCCGAATGGTCAGATTTAAAAGCAAGTACAGCTTTAAAAGCCGCTTTTGGTGTGAGTTCTTCTGCAATGCACGCGACATTTTTCAAACAACTGAGAGAAGGCGAAGATTGTAAGCGTATTTTGATTTCTAAAGAAAATTATCAAGATCTTGTAACCTATATTTCAGATAGTTTTACTAATCCGCTTCATCCACAATGGATTGAAGGTCATAGTTACGGAAAAAAAGATGCTTTTTATGAAGCAAAAGGAAGTTATAGCCTTTTTTATACATGCAATACTTGGGCAAATAATGCTTTGAAAGCTGCCAATCAAAAAGCGAGTTTATGGACAGTTTATGATAAAGGGATTTTCTGTCATTATAAATAA
- a CDS encoding YihY/virulence factor BrkB family protein, producing the protein MKNHNIFSKTWYLLKTTFLEFSDDNAIKLSAALSYYTIFALPPLLIIIITICGFFFGEEAVTGQLYGQINRLVGNNAAVQIQEAIKNVQLSDSNVFVTVFGVVMLLIGASGVFAEIQSSINYIWGLRAKPNRGLRKFIQNRIMSFSMIVSVGFLMLVSLMINATLDVLNARLKLYFPDTTVYFFYVLNLMIVFASITLLFAIIFRTLPDGVIKWKDAFIGASCTAILFMIGKFAIGLYLGNSTVASVYGAAGSVIIILVWVYYSAIILYFGAEFTKVYAKAFGGSISPNDYSVEIQKEIFEIENN; encoded by the coding sequence ATGAAAAATCATAATATCTTTTCAAAAACTTGGTATTTATTAAAAACGACATTTTTAGAATTCAGCGACGATAATGCGATTAAGTTAAGCGCAGCATTGTCCTATTATACCATTTTTGCATTGCCTCCTTTATTGATAATTATAATTACTATTTGTGGCTTCTTTTTTGGGGAAGAGGCAGTCACAGGCCAGTTATACGGCCAAATAAATAGATTGGTAGGGAATAATGCAGCGGTACAAATTCAGGAGGCAATAAAAAATGTTCAATTATCAGACAGCAATGTGTTTGTGACCGTTTTTGGGGTTGTAATGTTGCTAATTGGGGCGTCTGGAGTTTTTGCCGAAATCCAGAGTTCTATTAATTATATTTGGGGATTGCGGGCCAAACCCAATAGAGGTTTGCGAAAATTTATCCAAAACAGAATTATGTCGTTTTCTATGATAGTTTCGGTTGGATTCTTGATGTTGGTCAGTTTAATGATCAACGCTACTTTAGACGTTTTAAATGCTCGTTTGAAACTTTATTTTCCAGACACAACAGTTTATTTTTTTTATGTGCTTAATTTGATGATTGTTTTTGCTAGTATCACCTTGCTTTTTGCAATTATATTCCGAACTTTACCTGACGGAGTGATCAAATGGAAAGATGCCTTTATTGGAGCTTCTTGCACGGCAATTTTATTTATGATAGGTAAATTTGCGATCGGACTTTACTTAGGAAATTCTACTGTAGCAAGTGTTTACGGTGCAGCTGGTTCTGTGATTATAATTTTAGTTTGGGTGTATTACTCGGCTATTATTTTGTATTTTGGAGCTGAATTTACAAAAGTCTATGCAAAAGCTTTTGGAGGAAGTATTTCGCCAAATGATTATTCTGTAGAAATACAAAAAGAGATTTTTGAAATCGAAAATAATTAA
- a CDS encoding NAD(P)H-dependent oxidoreductase codes for MKIIAFGGSNSKQSINKRLATYASSLFENADVEVLDLNDFAMPVFSVDLEKEVGQHKVAQAFLNKLKEADILVVSMAENNGNYSVAFKNVFDWSSRIEKDVFQHKPMLLLATSPGGRGGASVLGIAQNLFPRYGAEIKGSFSLPSFGANFDLNDNKISNVEFDKELKDIIKSNF; via the coding sequence ATGAAAATAATAGCCTTTGGAGGAAGCAACAGCAAACAGTCAATCAATAAGCGTTTAGCGACTTATGCATCTAGTTTATTTGAAAATGCAGATGTTGAAGTTTTAGATTTGAATGATTTTGCAATGCCAGTATTCAGCGTTGATCTTGAAAAAGAAGTTGGTCAGCACAAAGTTGCACAAGCATTCTTAAACAAATTGAAAGAAGCTGATATTCTAGTAGTTTCAATGGCAGAAAATAACGGAAATTATTCTGTTGCTTTCAAAAATGTTTTTGACTGGAGTTCCCGAATAGAAAAAGATGTTTTTCAGCACAAACCAATGTTGTTGTTGGCAACTTCGCCGGGAGGCAGAGGAGGCGCATCAGTTTTAGGAATTGCACAGAATCTTTTCCCACGTTATGGCGCCGAAATAAAAGGAAGTTTCTCATTGCCATCATTTGGCGCGAATTTTGATTTAAATGATAATAAAATTTCAAATGTCGAGTTTGACAAAGAACTGAAAGATATTATCAAATCAAATTTTTAA
- a CDS encoding transglutaminase domain-containing protein, with protein sequence MPQKKISLLFLLLHIIFFNFASAQKVSEVDKIVAKYPKSFASTEKLADRIEKDFDSDYDRARAIYSWIAFNVKYDFNTFLNPPRTQGFSYSSEAEKQRKIKQINDNLIQKTFKTQKAVCEGFTALYQHLANEMGIKCEIIRGDSKISLRDIGRKTTSSNHAWNMVLIDKKWRLVDVTWGQGYYDSSKGRMVNDFNPAYFDTDPDYFFAKHFPDSGTFLGNRLDKDAFLNGPLIYNKTIEEDYQVKTPDSGIIEARRGDKITVEIKNLSKSDQVFYLNKRNQPVKIQNVKEKRGGLEFQILIDSSVGEYITIYANTNSIVSFKIVSNNS encoded by the coding sequence ATGCCACAAAAAAAGATTTCATTATTATTCCTTTTGCTTCATATTATTTTTTTCAATTTCGCTTCTGCACAAAAAGTAAGCGAAGTTGATAAAATTGTTGCAAAATACCCTAAAAGTTTTGCTAGTACTGAAAAATTAGCCGACAGGATTGAAAAAGATTTTGATTCCGATTATGATCGTGCGCGCGCCATTTACAGCTGGATTGCATTCAATGTAAAATATGACTTTAATACTTTTTTGAATCCGCCCAGAACACAAGGTTTCAGTTATTCTTCCGAGGCTGAAAAGCAACGAAAAATTAAACAGATTAATGACAATCTGATTCAAAAAACTTTTAAAACTCAAAAAGCCGTTTGTGAAGGTTTTACAGCCTTGTATCAGCATTTGGCTAATGAAATGGGGATTAAATGTGAAATAATTCGTGGTGATTCTAAAATTTCATTGAGAGATATCGGAAGAAAAACAACTTCATCCAATCATGCTTGGAATATGGTTTTGATTGATAAAAAATGGCGCTTGGTCGATGTGACTTGGGGACAAGGCTATTACGACAGCAGTAAAGGCCGAATGGTCAATGATTTTAATCCTGCTTATTTTGATACAGATCCAGATTATTTCTTTGCCAAACATTTTCCAGATTCAGGAACTTTTTTAGGAAATCGATTAGATAAAGATGCATTCTTAAACGGCCCTTTGATTTACAATAAAACCATCGAAGAAGATTATCAAGTTAAAACGCCAGATTCAGGAATTATCGAAGCAAGGAGAGGAGATAAAATTACAGTTGAGATCAAAAATCTTTCAAAATCAGATCAGGTTTTTTATTTGAATAAAAGAAATCAGCCTGTAAAAATCCAAAACGTAAAAGAAAAAAGGGGAGGTTTGGAGTTTCAGATTTTGATTGATAGTAGTGTAGGAGAATATATTACGATTTATGCCAATACAAATAGTATTGTTTCTTTTAAAATTGTTTCGAATAATTCATAG
- the pncB gene encoding nicotinate phosphoribosyltransferase has product METTFLKSILDNDFYKFTMQHAVIRLFPKAKVRYGFINRGKHVFPPGFGDLLRKSVDALSELRLTKEEKNYLAHYCPYLDPTYLDFLQGYNYDPSEVQISQEGSEIKVTVEGFWYRTILWEVPLMALISELFYKSNHLIRLNDEAIKELTKEKIDKYNKLGVSILEFGTRRRHSYDVHELVNETLQTYGGQSFIGTSNVHFAMVNNRRPLGTHAHEWFMFHAAQYGFQVANFTSLENWTNVYRGDLGIALTDTYTTEIFFNQFDKKYSKLFDGVRHDSGDPIEFAKKVISHYIKMGIDPKSKVIVFSDSLNYDKVKTIVDFCQDKIKMSFGIGTNFTNDVGLPAMNMVIKLTETKPDNTHWQGVVKLSDEKNKNTGTPEMIALAKEVLGIK; this is encoded by the coding sequence ATGGAAACAACTTTTCTGAAATCAATCTTAGACAATGATTTCTATAAATTTACGATGCAACATGCCGTAATCAGGCTTTTTCCAAAGGCAAAAGTTCGTTATGGATTTATAAATCGAGGAAAACATGTTTTTCCGCCTGGATTTGGAGATTTGCTTCGAAAATCGGTTGATGCATTGTCTGAACTTCGTTTGACAAAAGAAGAAAAGAATTATTTAGCGCATTATTGTCCTTATCTTGATCCCACTTATTTAGATTTTCTGCAAGGATATAATTACGATCCATCTGAAGTTCAGATCAGTCAGGAAGGCTCGGAAATAAAAGTTACCGTTGAAGGATTTTGGTACAGAACTATTTTGTGGGAAGTGCCTTTAATGGCCTTGATTTCGGAACTTTTTTATAAATCCAATCATTTAATTCGTTTGAATGATGAAGCCATAAAAGAGCTGACCAAAGAAAAAATTGATAAATACAATAAACTTGGTGTTTCTATTTTAGAGTTTGGAACAAGAAGACGTCATTCCTATGATGTTCATGAGCTGGTAAATGAAACTTTACAAACTTATGGAGGACAGAGTTTTATTGGAACCAGTAATGTGCATTTTGCGATGGTCAACAATAGAAGGCCTTTGGGCACGCATGCACACGAATGGTTTATGTTTCATGCCGCACAATATGGTTTTCAGGTGGCGAATTTTACAAGTCTTGAAAACTGGACAAATGTTTACAGAGGAGATCTCGGAATTGCGTTGACAGATACCTATACGACCGAAATATTCTTCAATCAGTTTGATAAAAAATATTCCAAACTTTTTGACGGTGTTCGACATGATAGTGGCGACCCGATAGAATTTGCTAAAAAAGTGATTTCTCATTATATAAAAATGGGAATTGATCCAAAATCAAAAGTCATCGTTTTCTCAGATTCGCTTAATTACGACAAAGTAAAAACGATTGTAGATTTCTGTCAAGACAAAATAAAAATGTCTTTCGGAATCGGAACAAATTTTACCAATGATGTCGGTTTACCAGCGATGAATATGGTTATAAAATTAACTGAAACAAAACCTGACAATACACATTGGCAAGGCGTTGTGAAACTTTCTGACGAAAAAAATAAAAATACGGGAACGCCTGAAATGATTGCGCTCGCAAAAGAAGTACTCGGAATCAAATAG
- a CDS encoding DNA topoisomerase IV subunit B has translation MLEQNQYNEDNIRSLDWKEHIRMRPGMYIGKLGDGSSPDDGIYILLKEVLDNCIDEFVMGAGKTIEVSIKDKTVSVRDYGRGIPLGKVVDVVSKMNTGGKYDSKAFQKSVGLNGVGTKAVNALSTFFRVESVRDDKQKGAEFSAGNLVLEEDVIDTTKRKGTKVIFTPDETIFKNYKFRMEYVVKMVKNYCYLNNGLTIIFNGEKYYSENGLRDLLEETISEEDLEYPIIHLKDHDIEVALTHSKTQYSEEYHSFVNGQNTTQGGTHLAAYREAVVKTIREFYNKNFEASDVRKSIVSAISIKVMEPVFESQTKTKLGSTDMGSDDGTPAVSVRTFVNDFIKTKLDNYLHKNPPTAEALLRKILQAERERKELSGIRKLATDRAKKANLHNKKLRDCRAHLPDTKNPRNLESTLFITEGDSASGSITKSRDVNTQAVFSLRGKPLNSYGMSKKIVYENEEFNLLQAALDIEDGLEKLRYNNIVIATDADVDGMHIRLLLITFFLQFFPELIKEGHLYILQTPLFRVRNKKETIYCYSEEERKDAIEKLKPKPEITRFKGLGEISPDEFKNFIGDTIRLDPVMMDKHTSIEQLLSFYMGKNTPDRQDFIIKNLKVEIDELEEA, from the coding sequence ATGCTAGAGCAAAATCAATACAACGAAGATAATATTCGTTCACTCGATTGGAAGGAACATATTCGTATGCGTCCGGGTATGTACATCGGGAAATTAGGGGACGGATCATCACCGGATGATGGTATTTACATTCTTTTGAAAGAGGTTTTAGACAACTGTATCGATGAATTCGTTATGGGTGCCGGAAAAACTATCGAGGTAAGTATTAAAGACAAAACAGTTTCGGTTCGTGATTACGGACGTGGAATTCCATTGGGAAAAGTGGTCGATGTAGTTTCGAAAATGAATACTGGAGGAAAGTACGATTCTAAAGCTTTCCAGAAGTCAGTAGGTTTGAACGGTGTCGGAACAAAGGCAGTGAATGCGCTTTCTACTTTTTTCCGCGTAGAATCTGTTCGTGATGACAAACAAAAAGGAGCAGAGTTTTCGGCAGGAAATTTGGTTTTAGAAGAAGATGTAATCGATACGACCAAACGTAAAGGAACAAAAGTAATTTTTACGCCAGACGAAACGATTTTCAAAAACTATAAATTCCGTATGGAATATGTAGTGAAAATGGTCAAAAACTATTGTTATTTGAATAATGGTTTGACGATTATTTTCAACGGAGAAAAATATTATTCAGAAAACGGACTTCGTGATTTGTTGGAAGAAACAATCAGCGAAGAAGATTTAGAATATCCAATTATCCATTTAAAAGACCACGATATTGAGGTTGCATTAACGCATAGTAAAACCCAATACAGTGAAGAATATCACTCTTTCGTAAACGGTCAGAATACAACGCAGGGAGGAACACACTTAGCTGCTTACCGTGAAGCTGTTGTAAAAACAATTCGTGAGTTTTACAACAAGAATTTTGAAGCATCAGACGTTCGTAAATCGATTGTAAGTGCGATTAGTATTAAAGTAATGGAACCAGTTTTTGAGTCTCAGACTAAAACTAAATTAGGTTCTACCGATATGGGTTCTGATGATGGAACGCCAGCAGTTTCTGTTCGTACTTTCGTAAACGATTTTATCAAAACGAAGCTGGATAATTATTTGCATAAAAATCCGCCGACAGCTGAGGCCTTATTGCGTAAAATTCTTCAGGCAGAACGTGAAAGAAAAGAATTGTCAGGAATTAGAAAATTAGCGACAGATCGTGCTAAAAAAGCCAATCTGCACAATAAAAAATTGAGAGATTGCCGAGCGCATCTTCCAGATACTAAAAACCCTAGAAACTTAGAAAGTACGCTTTTTATTACCGAGGGAGATTCGGCTTCTGGATCAATTACAAAGTCGCGCGACGTAAATACACAAGCCGTTTTCAGTTTGCGTGGTAAGCCTTTGAATTCATACGGAATGTCTAAAAAAATCGTGTATGAAAACGAAGAATTCAACTTGCTTCAAGCGGCACTTGACATCGAAGACGGTCTGGAAAAATTACGTTACAACAACATCGTAATCGCAACCGATGCCGATGTCGACGGAATGCACATTCGTTTATTGTTGATTACGTTTTTCCTTCAGTTTTTCCCAGAATTAATCAAAGAAGGGCATTTGTATATTTTACAGACGCCGCTTTTCAGAGTTAGAAATAAAAAAGAAACGATTTATTGTTATTCTGAAGAAGAAAGAAAAGATGCGATTGAAAAATTAAAGCCAAAACCAGAAATCACGCGATTCAAAGGTTTAGGAGAGATTTCGCCAGATGAGTTCAAGAACTTTATTGGAGATACGATTCGCCTTGATCCTGTTATGATGGATAAACATACTTCAATCGAGCAGCTGTTATCTTTCTATATGGGTAAAAATACACCAGACAGACAGGACTTTATTATAAAGAATCTGAAGGTTGAGATTGATGAGCTTGAAGAGGCTTAA
- a CDS encoding DNA gyrase/topoisomerase IV subunit A, giving the protein MKDEEDDNIIPNDDENNSEENLDNIQDGDDDVIDGEGKHFEGAHFYENQEEEGEDVITKVTGMYKDWFLDYASYVILERAVPAIEDGFKPVQRRIMHSLKELDDGRYNKVANVVGHTMQYHPHGDASIGDAMVQIGQKDLLIDCQGNWGNILTGDGAAAPRYIEARLSKFALEVLYSPKITEWGLSYDGRKAEPINLPVKFPLLLAQGAEGIAVGLSTKVLPHNFNELIDASIKILKGKSFTLYPDFATAGVADVSNYNDGMRGGRVRVRAKISQLDKNTLVITQIPFSTNTSSLIDSILKANEKGKIKIKKIEDNTAADVEILIHLFPGVSPDKTIDALFAFTACETSIAPLGCVIEDNKPLFIGVSEMLKISTERTVDLLKQELEIQLEELKNKWHFSTLEKIFIREEMYIDFKLYGDRESLYKYLYDRFEPFKKSFVREINDDDLQRLTQIPMIRITRFDSDKADDLIAKLEDEMKEVQHNLEHLTDFAIAYFTKLKEKYGKGRERQTELRVFDNVEATKVVLRNTKLYVNREEGFVGTSLKKDEYVGDCSDIDDVIVFLRDGTMMITKVDAKTFIGKDIIHAAVFDKNDKRTIYNMMYRDGKSGPSYIKRFNVTGVTRDKAYDLTNGTNGSQVVYFSHNPNGEAEVVTILLRQVGTIKKLKFDIDFAKLAIKGRGSKGNLVTKYPIKKIELKEKGISTLLPRKVWFDDTVKRLNVDARGELLGEFKPTDKILVISQSGKLKVIIPELSTHFDEDMIVLEKWKPKKPISAIYYDGEKERYFLKRFLVENEGKEESFITDHPNSQLEIVSTDYRPVAQLVFAKVKGVQKDDLHIDVEDFIAVKGFKALGNQLTTDKLKQVNLLDPLPYEEPVEEVPERPEISEDDAVETELDDDGQIGLVLE; this is encoded by the coding sequence ATGAAAGACGAAGAAGACGATAACATAATTCCAAACGACGACGAGAATAATTCAGAGGAAAATCTGGATAACATTCAGGATGGCGATGATGATGTGATTGATGGTGAAGGAAAACATTTTGAAGGAGCACATTTTTACGAAAATCAGGAAGAAGAAGGAGAAGATGTTATTACGAAGGTAACGGGAATGTATAAAGACTGGTTCTTGGATTATGCTTCGTATGTAATTCTAGAACGTGCAGTTCCTGCTATCGAGGACGGATTTAAACCTGTTCAGCGTCGTATTATGCACTCTTTAAAAGAGCTGGATGATGGTCGTTATAATAAAGTTGCCAATGTTGTTGGTCACACCATGCAGTATCACCCACACGGTGATGCGAGTATTGGTGATGCCATGGTACAAATCGGTCAAAAAGATTTATTGATTGACTGTCAAGGAAACTGGGGAAATATCTTAACTGGTGATGGTGCAGCAGCACCCCGTTATATTGAGGCACGTTTATCTAAATTTGCTTTAGAGGTTTTGTATTCTCCAAAAATTACAGAATGGGGACTATCTTATGACGGTAGAAAAGCTGAACCGATAAATCTTCCAGTAAAATTCCCTTTGCTTTTGGCTCAAGGTGCAGAAGGTATTGCAGTTGGACTTTCTACAAAAGTACTTCCTCATAACTTTAATGAATTAATTGACGCTTCGATTAAAATCTTAAAAGGGAAATCGTTTACTCTTTACCCAGATTTTGCAACAGCCGGTGTTGCTGACGTTTCGAATTACAACGACGGAATGCGTGGCGGACGTGTGCGTGTTCGTGCTAAAATTTCGCAATTAGACAAAAACACTTTGGTCATTACGCAGATTCCGTTTTCTACCAATACATCGAGTTTGATTGATAGTATTTTGAAAGCCAATGAAAAAGGTAAAATCAAAATCAAGAAAATTGAAGATAACACGGCTGCCGATGTAGAGATTCTGATTCATCTTTTCCCTGGTGTTTCGCCAGATAAAACGATCGATGCTTTATTTGCATTTACGGCCTGTGAAACTTCTATTGCACCTTTAGGATGTGTGATTGAAGATAATAAACCATTGTTTATTGGAGTTTCTGAAATGTTGAAAATTTCAACCGAAAGAACGGTTGATTTGCTAAAACAAGAGCTTGAAATTCAATTAGAAGAATTAAAAAATAAGTGGCATTTCTCTACTTTGGAAAAAATCTTCATTCGTGAAGAAATGTATATTGACTTCAAATTATACGGCGATAGAGAATCACTTTATAAATATTTATACGATCGTTTTGAGCCTTTCAAGAAATCATTTGTTAGAGAAATCAACGATGATGATTTACAGCGCTTGACTCAAATCCCGATGATTCGTATAACACGTTTCGATTCTGATAAAGCCGATGATTTAATTGCGAAGTTAGAAGACGAAATGAAAGAAGTACAGCATAATCTGGAACACTTAACAGATTTTGCAATTGCTTATTTTACCAAATTAAAAGAGAAATACGGAAAAGGACGCGAACGCCAGACAGAACTTCGCGTGTTTGATAATGTAGAAGCAACAAAAGTTGTTTTAAGAAATACAAAACTTTACGTAAACCGCGAAGAAGGTTTCGTAGGAACTAGTTTAAAGAAAGATGAATACGTAGGCGACTGTTCTGATATTGATGATGTGATCGTGTTTTTGCGAGACGGAACCATGATGATTACAAAAGTCGATGCCAAGACTTTTATCGGAAAAGACATTATACACGCAGCGGTTTTTGATAAAAATGATAAACGAACGATTTATAATATGATGTACCGTGATGGTAAATCAGGTCCGTCTTATATAAAACGTTTTAATGTTACCGGAGTAACACGTGATAAAGCCTACGATTTAACAAATGGAACAAATGGTTCGCAAGTAGTTTATTTTTCACATAATCCAAATGGAGAAGCTGAAGTTGTCACTATTTTATTGCGTCAAGTTGGAACAATTAAGAAGCTGAAATTCGATATTGATTTCGCTAAGTTAGCCATTAAAGGACGTGGCTCTAAAGGAAACTTGGTGACCAAATATCCAATCAAGAAAATCGAATTAAAAGAGAAAGGAATTTCGACTCTGTTGCCAAGAAAAGTTTGGTTTGATGATACCGTAAAACGTTTAAATGTTGACGCAAGAGGAGAATTGTTAGGAGAATTTAAACCAACAGATAAAATTTTAGTAATTAGCCAGTCAGGAAAATTAAAAGTAATCATTCCAGAATTATCAACCCATTTTGATGAAGATATGATTGTTCTGGAAAAATGGAAACCTAAAAAACCAATTTCTGCAATTTATTATGATGGTGAAAAAGAGCGTTATTTCTTGAAACGTTTCTTGGTTGAAAATGAAGGAAAAGAAGAAAGCTTTATTACAGATCACCCAAATTCACAATTGGAAATCGTTTCGACAGATTATCGTCCGGTTGCACAATTGGTTTTTGCCAAAGTAAAAGGTGTTCAAAAAGACGATCTTCATATTGATGTAGAGGATTTTATAGCCGTAAAAGGTTTTAAAGCTCTTGGGAATCAATTGACAACAGATAAACTAAAACAGGTAAACTTATTAGACCCGCTTCCTTATGAAGAACCTGTTGAAGAAGTTCCTGAAAGACCAGAAATTTCAGAAGATGATGCTGTGGAGACAGAATTAGATGACGACGGCCAAATTGGTTTGGTTTTAGAATAA
- a CDS encoding 3'-5' exonuclease, with protein sequence MSLFNFWKKEESNLFDENSTIEETRFVVLDTETTGFDYENDRILCIGALVLQNGIINVQESFEVYLEQDHYDKSTAQIHGILKDLLVKRPTELEALQQFLNFLGDSIIIAHHTIFDVTMINKALERNGLPQLTNKTLDTAYLYKKTLIQSHLFERKDHYTLDDLADKFDISKKDRHTALGDAYITAIAFLKIVKKLKEKKEINLNSLFK encoded by the coding sequence ATGAGTTTATTCAATTTTTGGAAGAAGGAAGAAAGCAATCTATTCGATGAAAATAGTACTATCGAAGAAACTCGTTTTGTGGTTTTAGATACCGAAACTACAGGATTTGACTATGAAAATGATCGAATTTTATGCATTGGTGCACTTGTTCTTCAAAACGGAATTATTAATGTCCAGGAAAGTTTTGAAGTGTATTTAGAACAAGATCATTATGATAAATCAACAGCACAAATTCATGGTATTTTAAAAGATTTGCTTGTAAAACGTCCGACTGAATTAGAAGCTTTACAACAGTTTTTAAACTTTTTAGGAGATTCCATAATCATTGCGCATCATACCATTTTTGATGTCACCATGATTAATAAGGCTTTAGAAAGAAACGGGCTTCCACAATTAACCAATAAAACTTTAGATACCGCTTATTTATATAAAAAGACTTTGATTCAGTCGCATTTATTTGAACGAAAAGATCATTATACATTAGACGATCTTGCAGACAAATTTGATATCTCTAAAAAAGATCGTCACACTGCTTTGGGCGATGCATATATCACAGCAATTGCATTTTTAAAAATTGTGAAGAAATTGAAAGAGAAAAAAGAAATTAATTTGAACTCTCTTTTTAAATAG